From a region of the Trichoderma atroviride chromosome 6, complete sequence genome:
- a CDS encoding uncharacterized protein (EggNog:ENOG41), translated as MSLVYRSNIDTQAHLIPHSHTTARRLYTRRSFPPSSETCTTATTTTDMAQFDDAMSPTTTTKSETMLSKAPALPPRSALRASRLLATMPQKLSQHRPVLTHAAPHLLYLSSEEDVSSSADDFSDCDYSSDSEHTQEVQEQPSTCQDIARIVSVVFSGKPCIVQLSKRSRSQTSCSERSATELTRISTEPAYSRRKESVSSTSSSKAAFPHPPRSSSIMSPVTFDRDSNSFLNVDPFASKSGPEEPEQPEPQLRKTAAMFKRTLSLVRKRSRPNLNPAASRSREGLSIQTSTMEQLSEEKEENHTSNPRISTPQPALSSYSGAMAPRRASSYSAATLSPVSDASSPLSPTKRIRQGFLTRRRSIRV; from the coding sequence ATGTCATTGGTGTACCGCTCGAACATAGACACCCAGGCCCATCTCATTCCACACAGCCATACTACCGCGAGAAGATTGTATACAAGACGGAGCTTTCCACCAAGCTCGGAGACTTGCACTACCGCAACCACAACCACTGACATGGCCCAATTCGACGACGCCATGTCGccaaccaccaccacaaaGTCTGAAACTATGCTATCCAAGGCACCGGCCCTGCCTCCCAGGAGTGCTCTGAGAGCCTCACGCCTGCTGGCCACCATGCCTCAGAAGCTTTCACAGCACCGACCCGTCCTCACTCACGCCGCTCCACATCTTCTCTACCTCTCCTCCGAAGAGGATGTTTCTTCCTCCGCCGACGACTTCTCCGATTGCGACTACAGCTCCGATAGCGAGCACACACAAGAGGTGCAGGAACAGCCATCAACCTGCCAGGACATTGCCCGGATAGTCTCCGTTGTCTTTTCGGGAAAGCCCTGCATTGTCCAGCTTTCTAAAAGGTCAAGATCGCAGACCTCATGTTCAGAACGCTCTGCTACAGAGCTTACAAGGATATCAACCGAGCCTGCGTATAGCAGGAGAAAGGAGTCTGTCTCCTCtacatcatcatccaaaGCAGCATTCCCTCATCCTCCCCGCTcaagcagcatcatgtcCCCGGTTACCTTTGACAGAGACTCAAATTCGTTCCTCAATGTGGACCCCTTTGCGTCAAAATCAGGGCCGGAAGAGCCCGAGCAGCCCGAGCCGCAGCTCCGAAAGACGGCGGCCATGTTCAAGAGGACGCTGAGCCTGGTCAGGAAGCGTAGCAGGCCTAATCTGAACCCTGCGGCCTCGCGTTCTCGAGAAGGACTGTCAATCCAGACAAGCACCATGGAGCAGCTTAGcgaggaaaaggaggagaaccACACCAGCAACCCGCGCATCTCGACACCACAACCAGCTCTGTCCTCCTACTCAGGAGCCATGGCCCCCAGGAGAGCCAGCAGCTACTCAGCCGCCACGCTGTCGCCGGTTAGCGACGCATCGTCACCCCTGTCACCGACAAAACGGATTCGCCAGGGCTTCTTGACTCGGCGACGAAGCATCAGAGTATGA